One window from the genome of Enterobacteriaceae bacterium Kacie_13 encodes:
- a CDS encoding transcriptional regulator yields MENDWHPADIIAGLRKRKTTLAAVSREAGLGSSTLSNALARPWAKGERIIGQALGVPPSAIWPSRYFDENHRLIPRCIRSEKKKTN; encoded by the coding sequence ATGGAAAATGACTGGCATCCGGCGGACATCATTGCCGGACTGCGCAAAAGGAAAACCACTCTGGCTGCGGTCTCCCGTGAAGCCGGTTTAGGATCGTCAACGCTGTCCAACGCGCTGGCCCGCCCGTGGGCAAAGGGTGAGAGGATCATCGGCCAGGCATTGGGTGTGCCGCCTTCAGCTATCTGGCCAAGCCGTTATTTCGACGAAAATCATCGTTTAATTCCGCGATGCATCAGGTCAGAAAAGAAAAAGACGAACTGA
- a CDS encoding pyridoxal phosphatase has product MTYRIIALDLDGTLLDRQKRILPQSLSALADARAQGIKVVIVTGRHHVAIHPFYQALQLDTPAICCNGTYLYDYQARKVLTSDPMDKVKAKKVVDLLEYHGIHGLLYVDDAMLYQQPSGHVSRSIAWGETLPEGQRPNIVQVNSLREAADDAHSVWKFATSHQDLDALHTFAAQVENELGLACEWSWHDQVDVAKGGNSKGRRLQEWVESQGMSMQDVIAFGDNFNDLSMLENVGLGVAMGNAVDAIKERAALVIGDHETPGIADVIRSKVLN; this is encoded by the coding sequence ATGACTTATCGCATTATCGCACTCGATCTCGACGGTACGCTGCTCGACCGTCAAAAACGTATCCTGCCTCAATCCCTGTCCGCGCTTGCCGACGCTCGTGCTCAGGGTATCAAAGTGGTTATCGTTACCGGGCGTCATCACGTGGCGATCCATCCGTTTTATCAGGCCTTGCAACTCGATACGCCGGCTATCTGCTGTAACGGAACGTATCTCTATGATTATCAGGCACGTAAGGTGCTAACGTCCGATCCCATGGATAAAGTGAAGGCCAAAAAAGTGGTCGATTTGCTCGAGTATCACGGCATTCACGGCCTGCTGTATGTCGATGACGCAATGCTTTATCAGCAACCAAGTGGCCACGTCAGCCGTTCAATCGCCTGGGGCGAAACGTTACCGGAAGGCCAACGCCCGAACATCGTGCAGGTTAATAGCCTGCGTGAAGCGGCGGACGATGCACACTCCGTGTGGAAATTTGCTACGTCGCATCAGGATCTCGATGCGCTGCATACTTTTGCCGCGCAGGTGGAAAACGAACTGGGTCTGGCCTGCGAATGGTCATGGCACGATCAGGTCGACGTCGCCAAAGGTGGCAACAGTAAAGGCCGTCGTTTACAGGAGTGGGTTGAATCTCAGGGTATGAGCATGCAGGACGTGATTGCCTTTGGGGATAATTTCAACGATCTGAGCATGCTGGAAAATGTCGGGCTAGGTGTGGCGATGGGCAATGCGGTGGATGCCATTAAAGAACGCGCCGCGCTGGTGATTGGTGACCATGAAACGCCGGGCATCGCGGACGTTATCCGCAGTAAAGTGCTGAACTGA